The window GCGAAGGGGACGCCGGAGAATCCGCTCACCCCGGACAGCCTTGAGAGACTTCTTGTCGTTCTCCGCTCCCGCGTGGACCAGTACGGCATCGCCGAACCGGTGATCCAGCGCGAGGGCGAAGACCGTATCGCCGTAGACCTTCCCGGGATAGAAGATCCGGAGGCGGCTCTCGACCTTATCGGCCGCACCGCCGTTCTGCAGTTCCGCCAGGTACTTGGAGAATCCCCGCGTGTGCCGGCGAAGCCCGTGCGCGCGAATTATGACAGCGACGAGCAGTTCAAAACTGCCGAAGATCGCTGGACGGCGGCGAAGAACGAGGTTGACCTTTACATAAAACAGATGGAAGAGGCGGTCAAATCAAATCCCGATATGGCGGTCGCCAGAAGCGAAAACGGCAGCGCCTACCTCCTAGGCAAGCAGTATGTCGGCGGCGGAGAGCTTACAAAGGCGGAGACGAACTTTGACCAGTTCGGCAAGGCGGCGGTCTCTCTGAAGTTCAACACGGAGGGCGCGAAGCTCTTTGACGAGGCGACGGCAGCCAACATCGGCAAACAGATCGCCATCGTGCTCGACGGCATCGTCATCTCCGCGCCGGTCGTTCAGCAGCGTATATCAGGCGGAGAGGCCCAGATCACCGGCTCCTTCTCTACCGCGGAGGCCAACAGGCTTGCCATTATGCTCCGCGCAGGCGCGCTTCCGGTCTCTGTCGAAGTCCTGGAAAACCGCTCTGTCGGCCCCTCCCTTGGAGCGGACTCAATACATGACGGAATCAAATCCGGCCTCATCGGCGCGGCGCTCGTCGTCATCTTTATGGTGGTCTACTACGGACTGCTGGGGATCGCCGCCGATATCGCGCTTGCCGTAGCGATGTTACTCGTCGTATCCGCGCTCAT is drawn from Cloacibacillus porcorum and contains these coding sequences:
- the secD gene encoding protein translocase subunit SecD codes for the protein MLKRDKWRLILVVVVVIIAAAVAFPVKGKIRLGLDLRGGVHIILQAKGTPENPLTPDSLERLLVVLRSRVDQYGIAEPVIQREGEDRIAVDLPGIEDPEAALDLIGRTAVLQFRQVLGESPRVPAKPVRANYDSDEQFKTAEDRWTAAKNEVDLYIKQMEEAVKSNPDMAVARSENGSAYLLGKQYVGGGELTKAETNFDQFGKAAVSLKFNTEGAKLFDEATAANIGKQIAIVLDGIVISAPVVQQRISGGEAQITGSFSTAEANRLAIMLRAGALPVSVEVLENRSVGPSLGADSIHDGIKSGLIGAALVVIFMVVYYGLLGIAADIALAVAMLLVVSALIMLKSTLTLPGIGGMILTIGMAVDGNILIYERMKEEFRSGKTMMAALDTGFRKALIVILDSNITTLIAAAILFYFGSGPIRGFAVTLSIGVVASVFCNTVVTRTLLGIVLSARKTHTL